A part of Dehalococcoidia bacterium genomic DNA contains:
- the cobU gene encoding bifunctional adenosylcobinamide kinase/adenosylcobinamide-phosphate guanylyltransferase — MGELVLVTGGARSGKSRFAERLAAGFGPNVAYIATLVPGDDEMRRRVAAHRRARPRAWRTIEEPLDVVSALARAGSLDACVLDCLTLWVSNLLLQADEAAEGREADVSRVVLDPVHALLQTQRARAGALIVVTNEVGSGLVPEYRLGRLFRDALGEANQAVAAAASRVYLCVAGHALDVRALGTPVE; from the coding sequence ATGGGCGAACTCGTGCTTGTCACCGGGGGCGCGCGGAGCGGCAAGAGCCGGTTCGCGGAGCGCCTTGCGGCCGGATTCGGCCCGAATGTTGCGTACATCGCCACGCTCGTGCCGGGCGACGACGAAATGCGCCGTCGTGTCGCCGCTCACCGGCGAGCGCGGCCGCGCGCCTGGCGCACCATCGAGGAGCCCCTGGATGTCGTGTCAGCACTGGCGCGCGCCGGAAGCCTCGACGCCTGCGTCCTCGACTGCCTGACGCTCTGGGTAAGCAACCTGCTGCTGCAGGCAGATGAGGCCGCGGAAGGGCGCGAGGCAGATGTCTCACGCGTAGTGCTGGACCCGGTCCACGCGTTGCTGCAGACACAGCGAGCAAGGGCCGGCGCGTTGATAGTCGTGACCAACGAGGTCGGGAGCGGCCTGGTGCCGGAGTATCGCCTGGGGCGGCTATTTCGGGATGCGCTCGGTGAAGCCAACCAGGCGGTCGCTGCCGCCGCCTCGAGGGTCTACCTCTGCGTCGCCGGACACGCCCTGGACGTCAGGGCACTCGGTACGCCGGTCGAGTAG